CTCACCGGAGTTCACGGTGTGCAACGACTGCCGGCGTACCCACCGGGGCCTGCAGGAGAAGTGCCGCGACTGCGGTTCGGAGAACGTGTACGGCATAACCCGCATCGTGGGATATTTTTCCAAGATAACCACCTGGAACAGGGGAAAGCTGGGGGAGCTGAAAGACCGCCTGCGCACGGACATGAAAGGAGGGCTGAGGCATGCAGCACCTTAAGGTGTTCATAAAGCGGGATTGCCAGAAGTGCCCGGCGGCCAAGGAGGTGGCCGCGCGATTCCCGCGGACGGAATACTACGATATAGACGAGGTGGACGGCCTGGCGGAGGCCGCCTTCTACAGCGTGCTCTGCACGCCTTCCATCGTGGTGGTGGACGAGGAGGGCATGGAGCTCCATGCCTGGCGCTGCACGGTGCCCTCCTCGCGGGAGATCGCCGAGTGGTTGAACTGAGTGAACCGAGAGATGTCCTGTTTTGACAGCCTGTGGGGCCTGCTGCCCTCGAGCATGATGGACTGGCCCGGCAAGGTGAGCGCCGTG
The DNA window shown above is from Actinomycetota bacterium and carries:
- a CDS encoding thioredoxin family protein — its product is MQHLKVFIKRDCQKCPAAKEVAARFPRTEYYDIDEVDGLAEAAFYSVLCTPSIVVVDEEGMELHAWRCTVPSSREIAEWLN